The genomic window TAGCGAGTGATGGCGTGTCCTGCATCCCCCAAGGTAAGACTAGCCTGATGCTATGTCTAAGCCAGCTCTGGAAGAAAGGTTTTCAACATGTGCACATCAGGAGGCGCAAGGTATAACCCTTAGATACCAGCTCCCCACTTCTTCTTCACAGGTGGAGTCCCAAATAGTACATTTAAGCTTCTGGTGCAAGTTAGGCATCCCAGTAAAGCAGCTGTCAGTGTGCACACCAAGCAGGGAGCCTTCTGAACCTCTCTTTTCACTCCTCTGGGAGATGGGAGATTCAAGTTTGAACATCCTATCTGCTCAGAGTTAGGAGAGAGATGAACCCGTCTCCTCCTTTGGGAGCATGCTCACCACTAGTCAAGTAGAGAAGAACTGAGCAGTGGAGACAAGCTCTTGGCAGCAAGTGGTCAGGGATTTGGAGTCAGGCTGAGGGGTTTCTGGTAAATGGAGGGGCTCTGGGCCTCGCAAGTCCTTCTTTGTTTTAGCTTACACCCACAGTGTAAGCTATATTTCATGGGCAACATTGTTTTACTGTTGTCTCTCAATCTGAAATTGTGACTGGATTTTATTGctatatttatttcagtgcaaGGGTCAAGAGAGCAAGAGgtctattaaaaacaacaaaaaaaccccagttattttcttttccttcctttcttccttccttccttccttttccttccttccttcccttttcttctttttcttcttttcctatttaGTAGGAATAATAATACATTTTTGGTATTACTATAGACATTGTGGCTAAATATTTCTCTCACCTGACAAGGTCAGTTTCAACTGGGACTAGGGTAGTGcaagttaattatttttccaatacATAAGCTGGCATCTGACTCTATTGCAGATGCCTAGTTGAATTACTTtattagaggggaaaaaagagaccCCTGTGGAAATGAACATAACAACATAACGGATAGAGCTGTAGGGAGCATGCTAAGTAATTCTGAGGGATGATGCCCCCCTACAAACACACCTCAATGGAGCACTCATGCAGAGAGCTGATAATGACAGCATAGCTGTCAACAACAGcaatttcattagaaaaaaatgtctaCTAATCTGCTTATCCCTTATTAACAGATCCTGCAATACCACATGGTGGGGAAGGTGCTTTTGTTAAAAGCTGAGAACAAAGAATTCAATATTCCCCACAGGCTTTTCAGTGTGTCTTCCCCTCCGAGGACGATGTATTTATTGCTTCTTGCTTCTTGGGGACCAAAACAGCCAAAAAGCTGACCATGTGTTGCAAGTAGAGAAAACTGTGCAACTGCCAGGCTGCCAGTCCCCTCACAGTCCTTTTGTCATCTCTCACAGTGgccctttttcttttgggaCATTGGCCCTTTTGCACTGCTACCCTGCATACAAAGTTAGAGTCCATGGGTCTGTGTTACATCTGTTCTGATCCTTCCCCTTCCAGCTGCCATCAAAAAGCTACTCCTGTTTCTCCATACCTTACCTGTACCTGTAAAAGGCTGATGCTGTCTTCATATAGCTGAAGTTATTACAGATCCATGGAAATGTCGGATGCAGCTCAACATAGACTATAGGGCCCTGGCTCCCAAAGTGGTAGAAAGAGAGCACTCCTCCTCACAGTGTTATCACAGACTGCTAGACAGAATGGATTGTGTTTTGTTACATCACAGACACATGGCACACAAAAGCCCCAATGGTAGAccttctttaaaggaaaattcagtTGGGTGGAAGATGTACTGAAAACATCAAGGcttcctctgcactgcagctcaGTCACACGTTCAGTCAAGATTTGATTCTCTTACTGCTAGTCTTCACATTCTTGCTCAGAGTGAAAACAGACCTTAGATTGACTGAGATGTGAAGTCCAGAAGAATCAAGGATTCTCTGGACACAAGCAAACTAGGTACAGTCTGTGAGAGGCATACCAGAAGACGTAGTGTCTGCTCTCAGGACATCTTTGGGTCTGCCCAAACAAGGGATGGCAAGCTGCCCACCCCATGCTTAAGCCTCTCTCTGACCATACCATGGATGCTGGGCACTTGGTACAACTGAATTAAAGTCAGCGGGGTCACTGAAAATGTGTAGACTGCAGAGCCACTTCTTCACTCCAGCCTGCAACCTACCTCATATTCTTGAGATATATCTTAAGGAGATACAGTGTTTGCAAAGTCCTATAGTAAGTGAATATGTGTCAATGATAATGTATAGGCCTGCACTCTATTTCTTAGAGCATTTCTGGCTGCTTCCAAACAAAAAGACTACTTACTTGTTGAGCTGCTTTACCTTAGTTGAAACACTGATTTCTAGTCTGGGAGTATGGGTTCTCAAAACTAACAGCTTCACTGAAATTTTGCTGTGAATTCAGTACAATAAAATCACACTTGCTGCCCtctgttgttattttctttttaaattttttttttcagtgaaataccCATGTGGAAAAATACCAgtgctggcaaaaaaaaattcaactgcACAAGGGAGAATAGTAGGTGGTTTAATCTGTCCTCCAGGTGAATGTCCATGGCAAGTGAGTCTTCAAaaatttttcactgcttttatttttttaacttccttgCAAAAGTGCTCTCTTAAATTCATTGTTTTAAATCTGTTAtgttaaaaattcattaaaagtACGGTGTCTGGATAAGAGAATTCCCTCTTCATCCATAGCCAGCAGATACACCTATTTCAGTCAAGCATTTTAGCTTTGTTTTGGAGTGCCTGGTTTCATTGGAGTAGAGTAATAACACGGCCACCTCTGTCCTCTGATACCTTAGTCCTTAACGTTACTGCTGGCAAGAATTATAGTTGCAACTTGCAGAGTTACACGCTTGGCCATAATAGGCAAGGTCCATACTACAAGATGGAGACAATGTCAACTTAGGAAGACTCTCTCTCATAAATTCTCAATAAAGTCAGCACTGTGTATTCTCATACACAGTTGCATACAGTGTCAGAAAAAAGCAATATGAAACCCATCACTACTGAGATTCAGATCAAGCAGGTTTGATGTAAGACATAAATTTGCTTTATGTTGGCAGGCCCTTATAATGCATGATAATAAAGAAAAGTGTGGCGGTACCCTGCTTTCCCCAGAATGGGTGGTCACTGCAGCTCACTGTTTGGACTATATTCACCTTAACCAGCTTCGTGTGAGATTGGGTATGTATTCTCGTCTCCTCATCCTGTCAAAGTGGTGGCAGCTTCTCATCCTGATAAAACCAGAGTTAAAGGCTTTGGTAGTATTAGGGAATTGTCTTTCATAGGTGTCAGACTAGAAGCACCCTATCTCCTTAAACTTACAAGGAATCAAGGAGCTCCCTGATATGACCTGCGCTTAATAACTTTTCCAGGtgaacacaaaataaatgaagatgAGAAAACTGAGCAAGAAAGTGGAGTTTCCAGGATGATCATTCATGAAGGATACACGATTGGACAAGTCAATAACGATATTGCCCTTTTGAGCCTGGAAACACCGATGAATCTCACCGATTATGTGGTGCCCATATGTTTGCCTGAAAAACAGTTTGCTGTGTATGAACTGTCCTCTATCAAGTTCTCCACAGTAAGTGGATGGGGACGCCTATTAGATGGAGGTGCCACCTCTTCTGTTCTGATGAGAGTTGATTTGCCACGCGTAAAGACACAAGAATGTGAAAAGGAGACCAATTTAAATATCACAGAGAACATGTTCTGTGCAGGAGACCTGTCTGGAGCTAAGGACTCCTGCAAGGGAGACAGTGGTGGTCCTCATGCTACAAAATACAAGAACACTTGGTTTCTGACTGGGATTGTCAGCTGGGGAAAGGGCTGTGCTGTTGAAGGCAGCTATGGGGTTTACACAAGGGTGTCCAAATACATCAACTGGTTGAAGAAGCACATGGACTAAAGATGTTGAGCCAGAGCATTTCCAGAGCGTGCTATTGTCCCCCAATCACTCTGTGCCATTTTCCTGTGGAAGCATTCCTTCATTATCTTAGATATGTGATACCCGTGATACCCACACCACTATTAATGATTTGAAGCAAGCCCAATGCCTACTtgaatacataaaatacattccTTTTCAATATTGTTAGTAAACTTGTATCTTATCAAGCAGGTACAGAAGAACCATAACAAATCAAAGTCCCTCTTGTTCTGCATCCATTTCTGCTGAAGGACACAGCTAGATGCTGAGAGAAAGACTGTCAGCAACACATCATAATCCTTCCTCCAGCTATCCTCTCAGCTTCTGGTAATCAGTGAACTACAGACTTCCTGAGCCAGAAGTTGCATTAGACTGAACAGTCATGAATGAACCTGCTGTCTGTAATTGTATGCAATCTCCTTTGAACACAGTCATGTGTCTGGCTTTCACAACTTCCTATGCTATGGATCCTgtaatataattataaaatagcagaaaaagtagaaaaaatgtttcttttagatTGTGTTAAAGTAGCTTTCTCCAACAGTTGCAGTGGCAACAAGATTTGAGGGATAGGAACCTTAGACATTGTCCAGaacaagaaagctggaaaaaggtTGATTCCACATTTACGAGTTTGCTATGAAAAGTTTATCTCAGTCTTCTTGCATCAAGCATTATTGCTGTAAGGCtataaaatgcaatatttaaCCCTATATTTATGGGTGGTGAAGAATACCATTGATTTAATCTTATCTTTGCCTTGCTTGTTGATACATAGAGCACAAATGAAAGGGaacatttgtttcatttgttgTCCAGTAAAATCTAAACTGTATTCTCTATACTGAGATCTAAagtcagaataaaataattgtcTGGCCGTATGAAAAACACTGACCAAATACCATTCACTAAAATCTTAAGGCATAAATGGTAGAACTTGAAACACTCTGAAAACTATCAactataaaatttaaaaatatacctTCTAATCTAAGCATGAAACCCAAGAAAAGGTAAGGGAGATAAAAATGATTAGGAGATTAGAAAACGGTTTAGCAATCTTATTCAAAACTTATACCCAAGGTCATTTAAATAATGTGGAATATCAACTCAATCACAAAAGCTTATCAGAGAGTAGGACAATTACAGTTGATCTTACTCTATTATTAGGGAAAAACATTGATATCATCTGGCACATAAACCATGCAATACTAAACATCCTATAACCTGTTTTACTGACACAGAAGAATGGTACACTGTTCATTTAAATAGTGAACTGaactgggaaaagcagcaaatttcAGAGCCCTGAGAAACAAGAGCTCTTACAGTATGCAAACATATCCTTACTCCAAAAAGAAGTCCCATCCCAGGGAGGAAAGTGACTAGGAGTAGTGGCCAGCAAATAAAGCCTCATGTTCATTTAGACGAGTCACTCAGCATTGCAAAATCATCCCTGAAGACCCTTGAAGATAAAACAGTTTGGGTTTTCCGTGGTCCATAAGGCGATTTCTCCTCCGTAACATTCCAATGTAAATACTAACATTTATGAACAAATCATCACGTTGCAGAAAAACAGGTAAAACGCTGAAAGAAGTCAGTAGTAATAATAGCTGCACAGAGCgacttttcaaaacaaagctggggtttagatatatttttaatataacagCCTGTTTAAGCAAGCCAAGAAGATGAAGGAGACCTGGCAGCTGGCTCTGGAAGCACCCAAGACAGGGGCTCCACAGCGCACTATGAACTCCCCCACAAGACAGGGGAGATTGAGGCCAGCTCCCAGCGAGCAGCATGCCGAGGTCACTGATCCAAAGTGTGGAACCATCGGCTTACGGGGTTGGGATGTGGGACACGCGGGTGGGAGCTGCCAAGGGTGTTGGGCTGTTTTGAGGTAAGATTCCGGCTTAGCCCAGAGCCGGGCCAGGGCGGCACCAGCTTATTGAGGTGGCGAGTCacttctcctcctccaaaataaaaggtatttaaaaaaaaaaaaaaaaaaaaagagaaaaaaaaaggctgcgGCCTTGggctttgaaaaaataaaggaaaaacggaaaagaaagaaaagtctcaTCCCCCCTGAGTGAGAAATTCCGCCGCGGCTTTCCCCCTGCCCCGGCGCTTCCGCTATTTCTGGGCAGGGAGAAGCAACGCC from Chiroxiphia lanceolata isolate bChiLan1 chromosome 2, bChiLan1.pri, whole genome shotgun sequence includes these protein-coding regions:
- the F7 gene encoding coagulation factor VII isoform X2, producing the protein MISRQCVALFLCFLLLIPLSLDADPNQCDSNPCQNGGICDDQFQDYVCRCPVEYEGKSCEKAVADKLKCIFDNGGCEQYCADEQSGKRVCFCADDYTLASDGVSCIPQVKYPCGKIPVLAKKNSTAQGRIVGGLICPPGECPWQALIMHDNKEKCGGTLLSPEWVVTAAHCLDYIHLNQLRVRLGEHKINEDEKTEQESGVSRMIIHEGYTIGQVNNDIALLSLETPMNLTDYVVPICLPEKQFAVYELSSIKFSTVSGWGRLLDGGATSSVLMRVDLPRVKTQECEKETNLNITENMFCAGDLSGAKDSCKGDSGGPHATKYKNTWFLTGIVSWGKGCAVEGSYGVYTRVSKYINWLKKHMD
- the F7 gene encoding coagulation factor VII isoform X1, producing MISRQCVALFLCFLLLIPLSLDAVFLKQEEASSILQRQRRANSFFEEIKLGSLERECMEEKCSYEEAREIYRDDARTNEFWHIYSDPNQCDSNPCQNGGICDDQFQDYVCRCPVEYEGKSCEKAVADKLKCIFDNGGCEQYCADEQSGKRVCFCADDYTLASDGVSCIPQVKYPCGKIPVLAKKNSTAQGRIVGGLICPPGECPWQALIMHDNKEKCGGTLLSPEWVVTAAHCLDYIHLNQLRVRLGEHKINEDEKTEQESGVSRMIIHEGYTIGQVNNDIALLSLETPMNLTDYVVPICLPEKQFAVYELSSIKFSTVSGWGRLLDGGATSSVLMRVDLPRVKTQECEKETNLNITENMFCAGDLSGAKDSCKGDSGGPHATKYKNTWFLTGIVSWGKGCAVEGSYGVYTRVSKYINWLKKHMD